CCATCACTATTGATTTTCAATGGCGGCCTACTCTCCAGAACGGAAGTGGGATTGATGGAAGAAGCCGAACTGGTGGCGTTGTTGAGAGAATATGGCGTCTACAAAGAATCCGATGATATGCGTGCCCAAGCACGTGAAAAGCATATCGCAGGCGATACGGCGGCCGCGATTCAATTGTTGACCGAAGCGATTCAGAAAGATCCGGGTAATACGCTAGTCGCCATGGATATGATTCAGGTCATGCTGGACGTCGACTTTTTGGACCAAGCTGTCGCGCTGTTCAATAAGCTGCCAAATGCCGACAAGGAATCCGATAACGGCCGCAGCCTGATTGGGCAAATTACCTTCAAGCAACTTGCGGCGAAAACTGAAGGCAAAACGGCACTATTGGAACGTTTATCACACAATTTGCATGACCATGATGCTCGCTTTGACTTGGCACTTTGTCTGGTTGCCGAACACAACTATCCTCAAGCCATGGAAAATCTCTTTGAAGTTTTGGTAGAAGAACCAGACTATAAACAGGGTGCTGCACAAGAAATGATTGTCAGCTTAATCAACATGCTGGAACCCAATGAACCGGAAATGGCACAGGCATTCCGCCGCCGCTTGGGGTCGATGCTGAGTTAAACACTATCTGTCCTAAAGGAGAAAACCATGAAGCCATTTCTTGCCGTCTTATTGGTTGCTTTGATTTTGGTTTTCTTCGTTTGGCGCAGCCAAACCAAGTGGTTGCAATACACAGAAGAAAAAACCCAACAGATCACGAACGCCCCTTTAAAAGAGCAATGTGTGGTCAACTTATCTGAAGTGGCGGCACTACCGCCTATCGTACAGAAGTATTTTCACCTGGCCTTAACCGACAACGCTCCCATCATTCAAAAAGTACATTTGATTCAGGCGGGCGGTTTTCGCGCTAAACCAGAATTAAAAGACTGGTCTCCTATGTCTGCGGAACAATATTTTTCGACAACGCTACCTGGATTTGTTTGGAAAGCGAAAATCCAAATGCTGCCGGGAATCTCAATAGAAGTCTGTGACGCTTATTTGAAGCACCATGGGCAAATGAAAGGTAATATCGCCGGTATCTTTCCCATCATTAATGCCCATGACCGATCTGAACTTGATCAAGGCGCATTACAGCGTTATCTAGCGGAAGCAGTTTGGTTTCCCACCGCATTACTTCCCAGCCAAGGCGTGGAGTGGAAAGCTATTGATGACCATAAAGCCCTGGCAACACTATCGGTTGGAGACACAAGCGTGTCTCTGACATTCGAATTTAATACTAAAGGCGAAATCATCTCCGCCTTTGCACCTGATCGCTACCGAGAAGTCTCAGGCAATTTTATTCCCACACCGTGGAAAGCAAAGTACGCAAATTATGCATCATTCAGCTACTATCGCGTTCCTTCCTATGGCGAAGTCGGCTGGGAGTTACCCGACCAAATGTATTCTTACTTTAAAGCCGATATCCCCCAGATTGAATTTGAATAGCCTGCGCTTGTCACGCTTTAGTCAGCCTTAAACGAGCACAAAGCATTGCAATAACCAAGGTAACTTATTTAAGATAGATTTATATTCGATTCCTAAAATAAGGAGCGCGCAATGAACGCACCAACCAAAGCCCCCGTGATGTTTGTCAGTCATGGTGCACCAACCTACGCACTTGATCCGGGACAAGCCGGCGCAACACTGAAAGAAGCCTTACCGGATTTCATCGGTGTGAAAGGTATTATCCTACTGTCCGCTCATTGGATTTCCCGTGGACAAGAAGTGATGGCTGCTGCGCTCCCTGAAACCATTCATGATTTTGGCGGATTTCCTGATGAACTCTATCAAATTGAATACCCGGCTCCGGGCAACCCCAACCTGGCAGAAAAAGTTGCCCACCTGATGAATAACGCAGGGCTGAACGCACAACTAAACCCCTCAAGAGGATTTGATCACGGCGTATGGGTACCGATGATGCATCTTTTTCCAAATGCGGACATGCCTATTGTGCAAGTCTCCATTAACTACAACCTTTCGCACCCTGAACTGTTTCAAGTCGGTAAAGCGTTAGCACCCTTGCGTGAAGAAGGCTATGCCATCATCGGCTCTGGTAGCCTGACGCATAATTTACGTGACGTGCGTTGGGGCGAAACAGATCCTTTGCCTTATGTGCTACGTTTTCAGGAAGACATTAAGCGCCGTTTACAAAACCGGGATTTCGATACTTTGGTGAATCATGCGGAGCGCATTGGCGACTTTACCCAAGCGCACCCTACGGACGATCACTATTTGCCTTTGGTGATTGCATTAGGGGCAGTTGAGGAAACGGATGACCTTCGTGTTTTAGAAGGAGGAATTGAGTTCGGCGCCTTGTCCATGGATTCTTATTTGTGGCATTAACCTGCGGACATTAACTGAGTAATTTTCTCAGATTCTCCATAGAATAAATTTGTCCGGCACCGCCCCAGTTGCCTTCTTCAATTTCGTGAATCATTACCCAGATCCGGGCGGCATTTAGCATATTATGATCAGAACCTTCAATGTCCAACACCGCGTCGGTGAGTTGACGCGTTAAGGCTCCTTTCTTTTCCGCAGTGAGCGTCTTGGCAAAAACGGTGACATCAACCCGATAGTGAGGGTGTGGTTGATTACCTTCTCCGCCAATATAAAAAGCGTTTTTGGGATGTGTCTGAAAATACGTCCAAGTCAAGCGGCGGGCTTTAGGATTTGTCGCCATCCCTTCCAAACTGAGTAGAATATCTGTCGCTTGCTGTGCAAGCTGCGCCTGCTGGGATTCATCCAACGCGGTTTCAGGTAAGGTAATCTGGATTAAAGGCATGACTGACTCCCACTCACTGTTTTGGATAGCTTACACCAAACAGATAACAAAAAAGTGACTGGTAGGCAATCCCCCAACCTGGTAGATTTTTAATCAAGATAGGGTAAGGTTATTTTGTGCTACAACAACTTTGTTTTCGTTGAATCGGTGGACAGG
This portion of the Hydrogenovibrio marinus genome encodes:
- a CDS encoding tetratricopeptide repeat protein: MSQHNAYIFEVSENNFDQLILENSHRLPVFVEFMDPSIGTCIAMERVLASLAKTYSGQFIFATLDVSMYPDMSKRFDVNNVPSLLIFNGGLLSRTEVGLMEEAELVALLREYGVYKESDDMRAQAREKHIAGDTAAAIQLLTEAIQKDPGNTLVAMDMIQVMLDVDFLDQAVALFNKLPNADKESDNGRSLIGQITFKQLAAKTEGKTALLERLSHNLHDHDARFDLALCLVAEHNYPQAMENLFEVLVEEPDYKQGAAQEMIVSLINMLEPNEPEMAQAFRRRLGSMLS
- a CDS encoding DUF6920 family protein, which produces MKPFLAVLLVALILVFFVWRSQTKWLQYTEEKTQQITNAPLKEQCVVNLSEVAALPPIVQKYFHLALTDNAPIIQKVHLIQAGGFRAKPELKDWSPMSAEQYFSTTLPGFVWKAKIQMLPGISIEVCDAYLKHHGQMKGNIAGIFPIINAHDRSELDQGALQRYLAEAVWFPTALLPSQGVEWKAIDDHKALATLSVGDTSVSLTFEFNTKGEIISAFAPDRYREVSGNFIPTPWKAKYANYASFSYYRVPSYGEVGWELPDQMYSYFKADIPQIEFE
- a CDS encoding DODA-type extradiol aromatic ring-opening family dioxygenase, whose product is MNAPTKAPVMFVSHGAPTYALDPGQAGATLKEALPDFIGVKGIILLSAHWISRGQEVMAAALPETIHDFGGFPDELYQIEYPAPGNPNLAEKVAHLMNNAGLNAQLNPSRGFDHGVWVPMMHLFPNADMPIVQVSINYNLSHPELFQVGKALAPLREEGYAIIGSGSLTHNLRDVRWGETDPLPYVLRFQEDIKRRLQNRDFDTLVNHAERIGDFTQAHPTDDHYLPLVIALGAVEETDDLRVLEGGIEFGALSMDSYLWH
- a CDS encoding tautomerase family protein, with product MPLIQITLPETALDESQQAQLAQQATDILLSLEGMATNPKARRLTWTYFQTHPKNAFYIGGEGNQPHPHYRVDVTVFAKTLTAEKKGALTRQLTDAVLDIEGSDHNMLNAARIWVMIHEIEEGNWGGAGQIYSMENLRKLLS